DNA sequence from the Bacillus pumilus genome:
GTAATCTCCATGCGCATCCGCAACGTTTGGTTCGTATACAATACCGTATACAAGACGCTGTGCATCATCAGCTTTCGCAATGACCTTGATTTTCTTTTGAAAGTCATTTTGTTTTTCCGACTTAACGAAAAAAAACTGCTTTTGATTAGCAGCCTTATCCACGTATGAAACGTGTGTGATCTTCGCATTTATCAATTCGCGTGGCAATTCATTCACCTCCTTTCATTGTAAAGCGTCCTTTGTACTTATTTTCATATTCTTTTGAGGCTTTTTTTTCATTCCTTACTTTTTCATCACCTTCTGTGAACCTTCTTAAAAACGGCAATTTCCGAACTAACTTATTTGGGATTAAAAATTTAAAGAATTTATATAACCAAATCGATTTTTCCTCATCATTTAGGAAAATTGCTAAATTAATTATTAGAATGGGTAAAAAAAACAAAACACTAATCATAAAGCTATCTATAACAAAATCATATATATTTTCATAGTAATAATTTTTAAGCAACTTATCCGATATAATTAAATACATCATAAAACCAGTTAAAGTGACAGAAAAGATAATCGTGTGACTTATAAATTTATAGCATTTCAAAAACAACCTAAACCAAATATTCCCTGTTTTTTCAACGATTAAATGCCATTGCATGTCCTTATTAACAACTCTGTGCTCCGCATAGAATACTTTTTCTATTGCATTTTTTAAATCAACGAACTTTATCATAAATTCATCTAACTTTTCACTATTTTTATTTAACAAATAATCATAATATAGCTCTTCTAATTCAAGAAATTGTATGATGATACGCTTGTCTTTTAACTTAACAATAGAAGCGTGATCATTCGCATATTTCTCAAAAAACGCATCTAATTCTCTTGATAGATCAGATACTTTACTTCTATTTAAAATATTCTTCATAGAAATATAAAGTGCACCACTAGAACCTGTAAGACTTTCAGCTATAATTTTCCGATTTTTTTTAATTTCATTTCGTTGCGTCACCAATATAGATGTAAGAAATACTGTTAATATAGATCCTAGAATTACTCCATAATCTTTTATAATACTAAGAATAAGTTGCATTTATCTCCCCCCCTTTTCTTTTTATACGAAAGGAGATAGGATTTGTTTCAAATTATTAATTCTTCTTATCTCTTCTTTTTCCTCTGCTGACAATCCAAGAATAACAGGATCAACCACAGGACCAACCGCACAATGACAATTTACTCGCTCTTTTGGCGTGAGCTGTGTATCTCTCGGAAACATACACCGCTCTCCGCTGCCTGGTATCTCAAATTCATCATCGAGAGGAATAATTGTGCCGTCTAGCTGCACGTGACTTTCTCTTGACTGATTCTTTTTCCCGCCGCTGTGCTTCCACTTCTTCCCTGTTACTGCCGGGGATTGGACATAGGATTCATGTTGAGCGACGGAAGAAGCGGTCAACACTTCAGTTACAGCTGTCACACGTGCGCGCTTCCGGCTGAATTCAGGAAGTTCCTTCAGCTCCAATTCAATCTCCTGGATAGACCGGCCTTCTTTTATGCCATCTTTCAAGGTTTGTTCAATAGCCTCATGAGTATTCAGCTGCATCAGCTGCGCCAACTCCTGAGACCATGATTCAATCCATTGTTCAGTTTTCTCAGAAAGAACCTTGAATGGAATATCTGCATCGATGGAATGCATGATCTTCTCAGCCAGCTGCGTGACAGTCAAAGTCAAGAATATGGCCGTTTCTTTTCCGAACAGCTCCGCAAATTCATCAGCTGCAAACAAGTCATTTTGAAAGAACGCTAGAATTGATTCTAACGTCTCCGAATCGTTCTTGGATATAAAACCATTCAGTTCATTCAAAAACGTCCTACGTTGCAATCTGAGAAGTTTTGCGGTGGTTTTCTCATACTTTTCCACCAAAGAGGGAACGTCCTTCAGTTCAGGGAAATCTGCTACCGCTTCTTCAATTTCCTTGACCTCATCTGCCTCTGCTTTTTGCACAAAGGTATTGATGTTTTTTATCAGCTGATCGATCTTACTCATTTACGTATCTCCTCTAGTTCATCCCTAAGGTCTTTGAGGATCGATACCAATTCATTCTGAGAATCTGCTGACTTCTGAAACACCGTATCAAGCAAGCTATTTGATACCTTTGGCTTCGCTTCAATTGGTCGGTGATATTCTTCCTCTGGCCATTCTTCTAATGTTTTCCCAAGAATACGCCCAGCCAGATCACGCAGGTCATTCGGTGAAACCGCTCCTGCTTGAATAAACGGTGTAAGAACCTTTGCAATTTCGAGCGGATCACGAAAGTCAGGACCATTTAATATGAGTCGCACATGCCAGAGATCGAGATCAGGAAGAAAGAGTGTATTGAGCTTGCCAGTGATGATCATTCGCTCTGGCTGAAATACCTGTTCCTCAGTTGTCTTACGAGCGGTGTCAGCTGTCGCCTTGTTATAATCCTGTGATTCGCCAGTGTAGATCGGCGGCAGACGAAAAGAAGAACGTATCTTGTTTCTCGTCTTCTCATCGTATTCAAGAAACAGCGCATCCTCCTGGAGAATCTCGGCCAGTGATTTTATTTCAACTTTAACAGGTGCTGGGTCTTCGTCATTGCTTACTTCGTCCTTTTTCTTTTTCGGAATCCCTTCGACTTCAAGCAAAAGAAACTTATGTGCATTGTCTGAACCCTCTATACCGTTCATGTAGTCCTGCAGCTGTTCGTATGATGCTTCAGATAGCATTCCATTTTCCACTGTAATAGCTGCTGGCACATGACGACCTTGTTTAAAGTACAGATAGTTCAGCTCTTCAGCTTTGCGCGCTCCATACATATTGACGATGTTACCAATCCAACGAGGAACACCATATGTACCGCTGCCGATCTTGAAATGAATGACTTCGCTTGCTACAAGATTAGAAGGAGTTTCATCACTATATTCTCCTGTAGCAGAGTTCATTGTTCTTGGATCGCCGTACTCTTTGAAGAATACTTTTTTAGTATTGATCTTCTGAACATACTTCCTGAATCTCTTCTTTCGCTTCAATGACTTCACTTTGCCATGATCTGTATACTTGAAATCGACCTCAACGGGATCGCCTATCTTACATATTCGCATGTGCTGAGCATCTAAGTATTCGATTCCTGCTGGTTGCCCTGTACCATTACGCAACACTTCAAGAAAGCCATTCCCTGTCCGCTCCCGATCTTCTATCACATACCCTAGAACCACTTCGGCTGATTCATCATAGTTCATGTATCGCACAAGCTCCTCAAGCCTCGTCCATTCTTTTTCAGCAGCGGCTTTCTTTCCTTCTGGCGCATTCTCGGCATTGAAGTCAAAAACGTATTCAATTCCCAAGCCGAAACCTAGAATATTGGTCTTATACGCATCAATGCATTGCTGAAGAATGGTAGAATACTCGGCTATTTGTTTGAGCTCTTTGATATTGTATGGCGGTTCGATCAATCCATCAGTCTCATAGTTAAAATTATCATCATGAATTTGTTTCGTAGTTTGAGAGATGTCTGCTTTAAACACAGTAGCTTTCACCTGTTTTGTCATAGCCTTCTCATCGACCTCCTTTCTCTATTAGGGCGTTTCCGCTCTTTAGGCTGCTCTTTCAGATCCGTTACCTCATAGTCATCTAACGCATACCAGATGGCTGAAAAGGTATGAGGATCAATCTTAAACTCGTCCTCTATGATATTGCCGTGCTTGTCCGTCTTGTACGTGAGCGGCTGAAGCTCATAGATCGTGTTTTTGCACGAGTCGGAGCAAATAATTTTCTTAAATCGCTTGATCTTCTTGGTGTACTGCAAGCGTGATCCTTGGAACTTATGAGCGGCCACCATGTTGTATCCCATCTTGCGGAAATATGCGATTGTCTTCTGTTCATTATCAGCCTTGATCAGCTCTTTTGTTTCGACAAACTCTTTCAAATCCTCAACCGTGACATCATCAGTCTTGCCACGATCGTAATACTCCCAATAGATATATAGATACTTCTTCTCGTGATCTACAGCCAACCTTACAACAGCGTTATATGAATCAACGAAACCAAAGTCCATGCCTGCTCTAAGCAACGGGCGATTGATATTTGAGATGGCCATCATCACATCTTCATGCGGCTGCACCTTGAATTGTGGCAACACACGAATTCCGTTAATGCCAAAATGACCTTTTCTGGCTATGCGATAAAGGTCTGGATCGTATTCTTTTAGTTCGTCTAGCTGTTTAATGTAGCTGACTGGAAGGAAAAGATTATCTTCAGCAGTAGAATGATGATAGTACGTATCGTTGATAGCGATCGTTCGCTCTTTGTATAATCTTTCATCATCCAGGATGAAGCGGTTGTTTTGATCGTCCTTAAAGAAGTGACGGTATGTCCAGTTATCCTGGCCGACAGGGTTCGTTGATAAGATCATGTGCAAATCCAAAGTCGGATGACGCAAACGACCAAGCAGCTCCTTGAATCCCTCGTACTTAACCTCGGAACATTCCTCAATCCATATGATCGATATGTTGTTGATCGATTTCAGCTTGGCTGGCTTGTCCAATCCTTTGAAAATGATCCGACTGCCGTTGTGAAATTTAAGCATGAGCGGTGATGTCCGGCACTGAATAACATGATCGAGTCCTAGATCATTCACGATCTCTTCAAACAGCGAAAATGTTGAATCCCTGTGCGTGTCATAGACTTCACGAATCACAAGAGCGGTTCGCTTTTCATCTAGCAACTTCAGAATGAGTTTCAAGGCAATGTGATAGCTCTTAGATGAACCGTAACCACCCACTAGGAACTGAAACTTCTGATCCCAGTCAAAGAGAAAATCTTCAAAGTGTGGATTGACTTCCTTCTCCATCATTTGAACCATCAGCCATCACCTTTATTCTTCCGCTTAATTGTTATTTGTACAGAATCATCAACAGGACGTGCGGTGATCCGCTCCAGCTCTGCTTCTCTCGTTCGGTTTGCAAGATCAAGGCCACGAAGCCTCAATTCATATTCAGACATAGTTTTCATTATGTCGACTTTCTGCCTAATGGCTTTATCACGTTGTGCGGTCACACGTGTCAGAGCGTCTTCAATGCTCAATATCTTCTCTAGTTGCGGTGAGTCTGTCTCTTCGATCTGGACCACTGCTAGACGTTCATTAGTTATAGGAACAGGTTTAATCAGACCATTTTTATCCGGAGCCTGTACAACGTCTTTCATCTTCCTCATTTGCTGCAAGACTGTCCGCTGCTTATCAGTCAATCCATTCTCATATTTAGTGATCAAGCGCATCATTCTTGTTTCACGAACGCTCAATAATCGTATTGATAGATCAATTTGATACAAAGGATCAGTCTCAATCTCAGTAAAAAGCTTCTGTTCTTTTTCATCCATGTACTCAAACATGATCGTTTCATATTCACCGGTCTTGAATGAATTCTTGTTGCCTTTTGGAGCTGCGCCACCCCTATTGCCTTTAGCATTTTGATTACCAGGTGGCGCTTTACCTCCTTTATTACCTCTGGCGTTTTTACTCCCTTTCGGAGCGCCAGGACGTTTAGTAACGTTACCATTGGTTTTCTCTTTTGGTTTAGTAACGTTACCATTCAATTTCTCATCCCAAGAGTCTTGGTTCTTCCATTTGCGGATAAGCGTTTGAGAACACTCTAATTCTTCAGCAATGTCTTTCAGCAAGCGGGTTCCATTGCTTTTCTTCCACAACTGGAATGCCTGATCTCTTTTAGGATTTCTCGGTCTAGCCATTACATATCACCCACCTCCGAGCTGCTGAATTAAGTTTGAGTTTGTTTTTAAAAATGAGTATTTATTCCCGTTCCAACTAGGAGACTGTCCTTCATATAAATAACAGCAACACATCTAAAAGGAGATTGATTTAAGTGTATTATTATCAACCGTATCAGTATGTTCCAGCTCAATATGATTATAGTTACTATGTTCCTTCACCATCACAACAAAGCGATTTTAGGGACTTATCAATGTACGTAGGTCAATGGGTCACAGCAACCGTAAGTGGCATTATACAGAACCCTACAAGAATATTTATTCACAACTCATTCCTTGATAGTCAAAACCGTGAAAATGTTACCTTTATATACGCACGAACTGAGAACGGCAGATGTGTTGCCAGATCAATCACAGTTCTAGGTGATAGAATAACCGTCGAGTTTGGTTTTTCTCCACAAAGATAACTAAAATTCATGTTTCTGAAGCTCAATGTCGAGTTCTATGAGTTTCTTCAGATCTTCCACAGTAGACACTTTGATGTTTCCCGCTTTAAAATCTCTTACCCATTGAGAGATGCAAGCTTGAGCGATTTTACGATAATTTTCTTTTGATTTATCAATACCTTCAGCCTGTTCAGCTTGAAGGATCATAAGCATTTCTTTCTTTTCTTCGTCAGAAAGGGAACGTGTGTTTGTATTCTCTATTGTCATTCTCCCTGACCTCCATTACAATAGTGGATGAGAGCGTGATATTTTCCCACAAACGCGGCCGCGTCTTGATCACGCTCTTAGGCAGGGAGGTTCTTTCTGTCTTTGAAGGGAGGGTGTTGTCAGCACCCTCTTTTTTTATTTATAAAGAAGAAACCAACTCAGGTTCAATTCCAGTAAATTCAGTGAATCTCTTTTTAATTACATCGCAGAAATAAGGATCAAGCTCCAAAAGAAGGGCTTCTCTATCCGTTTGCTCACACGTCATTAGAGTTGAACCGCTTCCCCCAAAGAAATCTACTACTCTATCACCTTTTTTACTGCTATTACTCAGAGGAATATTAATAAGATCAAGCGGCTTCTGTGTAGGATGAACATATTTTGTAGTATCACCGCGGGAAACTTCCCAAATTGTTGCTGGTTCTCCTTCTTCAGAGGTATCAGCTCTCCACACAGTAACTTGTTTTCTATCTCCATACCAATTAGGTGAATAGCCTTTTTTGAATGCATAGAAAACTGGTTCGTGCATGTATTTATATTGCGCCCATCCGAATGTTGGTGAGTTTTTCACCCAGATACACTGCGATCTTATATCAATATCTGCATGCCGCATCTCATTCTCAAAAGCGCGTTGATATGAAGCTGCATGAAAAACATATATAGCTGCCTTTTCGTTCATGACTCTTGAATAATTGAGGAACACTTCTCTTAAAAATAAATCAAACTGACCATCATCCATAGAATCGTTTAAAATCGATGCATGGCCATCATCATTTAACTTTTTGCTATCACTTTTGACCGCTACATTATAAGGTGGATCAGTTATGACTAGATCTGCTTTATGGCCAGACATCAATCGGTCAACATCCTCTATCTTTGTTGCGTCTCCACACACTAGGGTATGCCGGCCAAGCCGCCATACATCCCCATACTTTGTTTCAGGTTCTTTGATATTGTCTAGTGCCTCTTGCACATCGAAATTATCTTCCTCAACAACCACGATCTCATTTTCAATAGAAACACTGTCTAATAGTTCTTCATATTCTTCTTCAGTAAATCCGATGGTTTGTAGATCAAGATCGTTGTCCTTTAATTCTGTTAGAAGTTTTTCAAGTTTAGTTTCATCCCAATGGCCACTGATTTTGTTTAATGCTACGTTCAGAGCCTTTTCATCCTGGTCATTTAAAGAAACCACTGATACCAGAATTTCAGTTGGTCTATCTTCCATTATTATTTTGAAACGTTGATGGCCTCCAACAAGATGGCCAGTTCTTTCGTTCCAAACTAACGGATCAACGTATCCAAATTTCTTCATGGAATTTTTAAGAGCATCGTACTCAGGATCTCCTGGCTGCAGATCAATTCGGGGGTTATATGGTGCAGGGTTAATTTTATGTACGGGGATTGTTTTGATATTCATGATGTATCTCCTCCAATTAAAAAAACACCTTATATCCTAAGGTGTCCGGTACTTATTTAAAACTTCTATTTGGAATTTCATCTAAACATTCTTGTAGTAATCGTTTATATCTAATCAATAATTTGTACTCTTTTCTATCAACAAAGGATTGCATGCGCCAAATTCCCAAAGTTAAAAAAGCAACATACAAGATCGTAAATGTAGGCGCATGTACACCTAATTTTTTAACCATTGTAATACCATGATTCAACATGCTTCCAAATAAAAAAGACATGATTGCAAAAAGAGCTGTAATGTAATGCTTATTAGATTTCTTATTCTCTATAATATCTTCAGTCCTACCCAAAAGCATTTGAATCTCTTTTCTATTATGCTGCTTTTTTATTTTCTCTTTAAATGCTGTTTGTTGATTAATAGTTGCTTTATGCATCTTTTTCCCAAATTGTTTCAAATAAATTTCGATGTATTTACTCTGTTCAAATGATGTAAATTCGTTGGTTTCGTTAATTTCATTCATAAGAAATCACCTCCTAAACATATATCGGAGGTGATTTGGGAATTTTCAGGCGTTCAGTGAATTGGTTCTATTTAACGTAAAATTCGCTAGTATAGAATGTTCCAAGGGTTGCAACATGATTGCCCTTTTTGTCGTAGCGTTCTACGTCCACTCTGAATCGATAAGTGCCTTTCTTGTTACCAAATGACTCTTTGATGTTAAATTCATCATATAGCTTTTCGCCTGGGTTAAGCGGGTTCGGGGAATTTGTTTTAATTGTCTCCCACTTGCCATTAACCTTTCTTTGTGGAATAAGGTTGGGACCAGCACTAAAGTCGTTGTGGTTTTGTACCGCAATTCGTACAACCTTATCCTCTCCGATTTTGTGATTTGCTTTTGTTGGATTCGCAGATACGCCAAATCCTGATGCCATGCTCATCATCTCCCTTTTTATATTTTTGCGCTCCTATCCCTCACCAAAGCACCTGCAGCCATACACCCAAAAGACGACTGTTCCCAAAATTCATCGTTTTCTTCGGATACGGCCGCCTTGTCTTTGATACGTTTCGCGTCTCGTTCCCATGATTTCTTCCCAATCCCTATTCGTAATGGGATCAGCATCGTTCTCCTTCTTAGAACCAGGAGCAATGCTTTTAAATTGCTTTAATGTCTCTTTAGAAACAGAATCCCTGATCTTCATTTCACTCGCTCCTTGCCGAATTAGCACCACCTTACGCTATTCGCTTAAATAGATTTTTGAATGATGACTACACTCCGAGAGGATGCCAAGTACAGCCATTCATCAAGTAAAATGAAAAACTGTCCTCGATACGGCTGCCGCAGACCAGCTGCTATCCAGGCTCAGAATGTCCCTCTCGTATGGCCACATTCCTCATCACCTTTATTCCGTATCCAGATACGCCATTGATAAGGGAAAGGCGCGTCTCCCAATAAAAAAGCGGACACCAATCAAGGCACTTAGAGTGCTCAATGATCAGTGTCCGCAGGTTCTTCCTTCTGGACAAAATATTCACGTTTGTTTTGCTTGTCTCTATCATACGATGATCCACTTAGAAAAAAAGGTCCCCTTTTTATCCCCCTTTTTGTCGGCTTTTTCTTATTTATATAAAAAAACATCCTTAACAAGGATGTTTCGTCTCTAGTTTATTTACGGAGTAATGGTTGAGTAGTACATCGGAAAGCGCCACCATAGCTTCTTGTTATTTTAAAATCAATATATTCCACCTTGATATTTCTTTTTTCTAATTCTTTTCCAATTGTATTTTGATATGCTATATCCGTTACATATACTTTTTCATTAATCGGTAACCCATTAATAGCTAAATTTTGCGCATCTTTGTAACTTACTTTTATTTTATCCCAATCTCTTAATTCATCTGGAACTCCGTTTGGTAGTGAGTCTTCATTCACAATCATCAGACCGTCTCGCACAAAACTAATGGCACAATCAAGATGAAGAGTATTTTTCTCCAGTTTCACTTCAACTACTTTATAACCATCTGGTGTTAAATAATTACGGAGCCAATCGATTCCTTCTTTATTAGATGCTTGACCAGAGTTTCCAACAAAAATTGTTTTCCCGTACACAAGAATATCTCCACCCTCTAAAAATGGACCATTCTTAGAATTTATGCCTTTTGAAACATCAGGCTGTGGAACAGCAACATATGGATTTTTGTTCGCTTTTACCTCTTTTAAAAGGATATCCCTTGCTGGAAGCACTTCAAGTCTGCGGTAAGTTGATAAAAACGATCCTTCAATTATGTGATCTCCAATTGTAAAGAATGGATCTCTAACAAAGAAATTCGTAGCACCAGCTCCACCAGTTATACCATTTTCAGCTATACCTAATTTCTTTTCATCCTCCGTTAAAAGGCGTGGCATTTGGATGTCTACATCGTATTTCTGGAGTATTTTCTTAAACTCATCACGTTCTTTTTCCATTTTGATTTGAATATCGTTCATATCTTCCATCATGTTTGAGCCGCTATCTTCTGGAAAATAGACTTCAGATTGAGACATAACGACACGTTTTAATGGAGCAAATTCACTTTCAACATACACATTTCCTTTATTTTTTTCGTTTTCAGCTGAGACTTTTTCTGCTTTTGCTTTCACACCGTCTGAGCTTTTTGACTGCGAACAACCTGTTAAAATAACAGCCATTACCGCAGCAAAGCCAACTAAATTAATAAATTTTTTTCTCATTTCAATTAATCCTCCATTTTATTGTTTTGTCACTAATAAAGATAGTAACTTTTAAATCTTAAATATTTCTTAACTAATAGAATTTGGTTTTTTTGTATTAAATTATGCCCAGTGCTGTTGAGAGGTTAAATGTGGCTTGCTTTTTCAACCTATAGTATCGGTCCTTTTTCAATCCCAATTCTTCGCATATTTCTAAATCTTTTACGAATCGTGATGTAAGATATTTCATCCTGATAATATCTTGTTCAACTTCGTCTAAACTATTTTTTAACGCCCTTTCTATCTGCCGTACCTTCAGTTCATTTAAAACTTCCTGATTCCTGAGAGAAGGAAAAAGACCTGTTGCGCCGTTTGCCTCCTGTTCCTTTCTGTTTTCTTCAAGAACCTTCAGGGCTCTATAGACCTTCAGCTCCTTAATTAAGGCATTCCGGACTTGTTTCTCATCGATCCCTGGCAGTAAACACAATTGTTCAGCTCCCATGTTTCTCAACCTCCTCCTATAAACAATGAAAGACATAGATCAGGGCAATTTTGCACCGATCTATGTCGTATGATTTATTCTTCTAATGGAATGTCGATTCCGTAATTTTGACCAAAATCTTCAATGTACTCCTTTAGAAATTCATCTAATTTAGCGTGGAAAAGCATGTCATCTTCAGCACCGTATAAGAACTTCTCAATGTCTTCTTCATTTAGTCCTAATTCAGTTAGCCCTTCGCCGTTTTCTAGTTGATATCTGATGAAATCTCTAAATGCTTGTCTTGGATCAATGTTCATTTCTTCACCTCAAATGATGGCGTGTAGATATGCCCTTTAACGCCTGTCCAATTTTTATTTTTATAGATTGTCATCTTGATACGGTGCGTGCCAGCTGTATGGTTAACGGTGTAAAATTCCTTTGCTGGTGTGGCGTTCTTGAACGATCCTACTAGACTAAACCGCTGATCTTTCCAAGTGCTCCCTACTCGTTTTTGCAAAGTGAAACGGTAATAGACCGTTTCGCTTCCAGTTTTGCGAGCCGTGACATCCATGCTTTGGGCTCTTGGCGTGTACGAATTAGCATCCGTTGATACGCTAATTGTATGTCCGGCTACTGTTTTGTATCCGCTCGTTACAGCTGCAGCAGACGGCGCACAAAGCACCGCAGCAATAATAATAGTTAGTGTGATTAGTAGTTTTTTCATACAGAAACCTCCAATATTTATTCCCATATAAGTTAAATAAATTTTTACATGGATTATATTTGAATATATAGTATTATTAAACTTGCAAGACTATTATCCCAAACTAAAAGGAGAGTCAAACTATGAGAATTAAAAAAGTAATTGCAAGTTCAGTTCTATCACTCGCTTTGCTATTTTCTTCATCTGCTTTTTTTACTGCTCAAGCAGAAGCTGCTAGCCCTAATGAAACATGGAAGCATTGTACTTCAGAAGTATTTGGCCCATACTCTTCAAGAAATGCAATACCGGCTATTTATAACGACGGCACCTATAATTGGTACTTAAAAGGTGCGAAAACTTACTCAGGTATTTGGTATGGTGCATATGAACGTTGCTGGTACTCAACACTTACATGAATACTACTTTTAAAAGAGGGAAATTCCCCTCTTTTTTATTCATAGCAAGCTCCCGTCAATGATCAGCACCATTTCTTCTTCACTTGTTAAATGCTCTAGCACTTCTTCAACTGGTATTGTTTTATTGTCCTCTCCATTTACTCGGCTGTATCTGATTGTTGCATACGTTCCCGTAACTTCGGTTATTTCTTCTGTTAAGCCGCCATCATCATCAGCGACAACATCAGTATAGATTGTCATAGCATTTTCTTCGTTTTTCGCTTTGATCAATGCGTAATATGGATCATGCACCTCGTAAAATTTCATCTTCATTCCCCTTCCGCTTCTTTTTTCAACTCAAATCCCATCCCTAAAGCTAAGGTATGAACAGTTTTTGCATGTTCAGCATAGTTGGCAGGGGAATCATGTTTTAATTCCCAATCATTTGAATAATTCTGCTTTGCTTCTCGATATAATGACAAAAACATGTCATAATGCCTCTGCAATGTTCTTTCTTTCTGCTGTTTATATTCCTGAATATTTTGCACTAAACAATCGATGACATAATCCTGAGAAACGGCCATTTCATAATTAATTCCAGGACACTTAGATGCACAAATGCCTTCGCTGTTTCGCATGATCACTTCGCCGGATGATAGAGTTATTTGAAATGCTTTATTTTTGGTCATCGTGCTCCCCCCTGCAAATCTTGTATATCGCCTTGATAAAACGTGTTTTGCTTAATGACTTCAAAAATAATTGGCCGTTCTCCTAATTGAGTACAAGATCCATACATTTCAATTAATGCGTTTCGCATTTCGTCCTCACTAGGATAGTGATCCCATCCTCCCAAAAGTCTTATGCCTTGTACGTTTAAATAAAAAATGCTTCTCAGTTTCACAATGATCTTCCTTTCTTATTTCAATTTTGCTTGCGCCTGTTCATTAAATCGGCGTAGCAGCTCATCTTTAATTGTTTCAGCTTTCTTCTTTTGCGCTTTGATGTATGGGTTACTGATGCGATCACCAGACAGCACCGCATCCCCTATACGTCGTTTGATGTCATCTAGCGCCATCCAAAGCCCTGCATATGACATGTTTGCAGATTTAAACTCCATATGATCCTCCCTCAGAACAGTGTCAGCGTTCCTGGTGTTGTTCTTTTTGCTTTATTAAAAAATGCCTGGCTTCAAATGCTCCATAGTGTGAGCCATGACTATCAAATTTTGATACATAATAATGAGCGGCACCGAGAGGAAAGAGAAAGTATTCTACGCCCTTTTCTAGCGGTGTAAACTCATCAGTAAGACATATTCCCTTCAAGGTCATGCCACGCTTTCCCAAGGTAACCGCTCGACCCTTTTCATGCTTCCAGCACAGCCGACTTTACCAAGATTCCGACGTGCTGCTGGATAGGATTGATATGTGTCATACTCGCTCCATTTTGCATCTGTTAATAGATCAGAACGCCAATAGGCAACATATCCGCTCGCTGTATTGAAGATACAAAATTCAGCGTATGGTGATTTTGAATACCAGATTTCTTTCATTTTGAATGCCTCCCTGCAGGAGGACGCTCCTGCTATAGATTTATTTTGTGTGAACTGCTGTAATTTAAATTTGTGAACTGGCCATCACGTGTCGTGATCTCCATCTTTCCGTACATCGGTGTTTCCGCC
Encoded proteins:
- a CDS encoding PBSX family phage terminase large subunit; the encoded protein is MEKEVNPHFEDFLFDWDQKFQFLVGGYGSSKSYHIALKLILKLLDEKRTALVIREVYDTHRDSTFSLFEEIVNDLGLDHVIQCRTSPLMLKFHNGSRIIFKGLDKPAKLKSINNISIIWIEECSEVKYEGFKELLGRLRHPTLDLHMILSTNPVGQDNWTYRHFFKDDQNNRFILDDERLYKERTIAINDTYYHHSTAEDNLFLPVSYIKQLDELKEYDPDLYRIARKGHFGINGIRVLPQFKVQPHEDVMMAISNINRPLLRAGMDFGFVDSYNAVVRLAVDHEKKYLYIYWEYYDRGKTDDVTVEDLKEFVETKELIKADNEQKTIAYFRKMGYNMVAAHKFQGSRLQYTKKIKRFKKIICSDSCKNTIYELQPLTYKTDKHGNIIEDEFKIDPHTFSAIWYALDDYEVTDLKEQPKERKRPNRERRSMRRL
- a CDS encoding phage portal protein, with protein sequence MTKQVKATVFKADISQTTKQIHDDNFNYETDGLIEPPYNIKELKQIAEYSTILQQCIDAYKTNILGFGLGIEYVFDFNAENAPEGKKAAAEKEWTRLEELVRYMNYDESAEVVLGYVIEDRERTGNGFLEVLRNGTGQPAGIEYLDAQHMRICKIGDPVEVDFKYTDHGKVKSLKRKKRFRKYVQKINTKKVFFKEYGDPRTMNSATGEYSDETPSNLVASEVIHFKIGSGTYGVPRWIGNIVNMYGARKAEELNYLYFKQGRHVPAAITVENGMLSEASYEQLQDYMNGIEGSDNAHKFLLLEVEGIPKKKKDEVSNDEDPAPVKVEIKSLAEILQEDALFLEYDEKTRNKIRSSFRLPPIYTGESQDYNKATADTARKTTEEQVFQPERMIITGKLNTLFLPDLDLWHVRLILNGPDFRDPLEIAKVLTPFIQAGAVSPNDLRDLAGRILGKTLEEWPEEEYHRPIEAKPKVSNSLLDTVFQKSADSQNELVSILKDLRDELEEIRK
- a CDS encoding site-specific DNA-methyltransferase, with the protein product MNIKTIPVHKINPAPYNPRIDLQPGDPEYDALKNSMKKFGYVDPLVWNERTGHLVGGHQRFKIIMEDRPTEILVSVVSLNDQDEKALNVALNKISGHWDETKLEKLLTELKDNDLDLQTIGFTEEEYEELLDSVSIENEIVVVEEDNFDVQEALDNIKEPETKYGDVWRLGRHTLVCGDATKIEDVDRLMSGHKADLVITDPPYNVAVKSDSKKLNDDGHASILNDSMDDGQFDLFLREVFLNYSRVMNEKAAIYVFHAASYQRAFENEMRHADIDIRSQCIWVKNSPTFGWAQYKYMHEPVFYAFKKGYSPNWYGDRKQVTVWRADTSEEGEPATIWEVSRGDTTKYVHPTQKPLDLINIPLSNSSKKGDRVVDFFGGSGSTLMTCEQTDREALLLELDPYFCDVIKKRFTEFTGIEPELVSSL
- the terS gene encoding phage terminase small subunit, coding for MARPRNPKRDQAFQLWKKSNGTRLLKDIAEELECSQTLIRKWKNQDSWDEKLNGNVTKPKEKTNGNVTKRPGAPKGSKNARGNKGGKAPPGNQNAKGNRGGAAPKGNKNSFKTGEYETIMFEYMDEKEQKLFTEIETDPLYQIDLSIRLLSVRETRMMRLITKYENGLTDKQRTVLQQMRKMKDVVQAPDKNGLIKPVPITNERLAVVQIEETDSPQLEKILSIEDALTRVTAQRDKAIRQKVDIMKTMSEYELRLRGLDLANRTREAELERITARPVDDSVQITIKRKNKGDG
- a CDS encoding phage minor head protein, which codes for MSKIDQLIKNINTFVQKAEADEVKEIEEAVADFPELKDVPSLVEKYEKTTAKLLRLQRRTFLNELNGFISKNDSETLESILAFFQNDLFAADEFAELFGKETAIFLTLTVTQLAEKIMHSIDADIPFKVLSEKTEQWIESWSQELAQLMQLNTHEAIEQTLKDGIKEGRSIQEIELELKELPEFSRKRARVTAVTEVLTASSVAQHESYVQSPAVTGKKWKHSGGKKNQSRESHVQLDGTIIPLDDEFEIPGSGERCMFPRDTQLTPKERVNCHCAVGPVVDPVILGLSAEEKEEIRRINNLKQILSPFV